A single region of the Micropterus dolomieu isolate WLL.071019.BEF.003 ecotype Adirondacks linkage group LG18, ASM2129224v1, whole genome shotgun sequence genome encodes:
- the zmynd8 gene encoding protein kinase C-binding protein 1 isoform X7 — protein MHPQSVAEEEGKTEIIAEGMEISTRSKVSDTGSTERMTQKRKMPSPSHSSNGHSSAETSPCPMKKKKKPGAVSGSKDQDGRNDFYCWLCHREGQVLCCELCPRVYHAKCLKLPAEPEGDWFCPECEKITVAECIETQSKAMMMLTIDQLSYLLKFALQKMKQPGDHPRLSSRTPHAASTQRKTFNWTEPFQKPVSLEQHPDYAEYIFHPMDLCTLEKNIKKKMYGCTEAFLADAKWILHNCIIYNGGNHKLTATAKVIVKICEHEMNEIEVCPECYLSACQKRDNWFCEPCSNPHPLVWAKLKGFPFWPAKALRDKDGQVDARFFGQHDRAWVPLNNCYLMSKEIPFSVKKTKSIFNSAMQEMEVYVENMRKKFGVFNYAPFRTPYTPDNNFQMLLDPSNPSSTPIKPEKQEKIKLSFDMTASPKIPLARTMLTGAGVGGGTAGRRLPLSEMPRSPMSTNSSAHTGSDGEQETADKSQAKAPNSQYSTGEESMDCTASPAHPRPGPAGSSLDSPKPFHSQAPGNPKQEKPQPTGSILNLNLDRSKAEMDLKELSETVQQKQGATPVLTSPKRQIKSRFQLNLDKTIESCKAQLGIDEISVDVYKGVEHSDSEDSDKSDSSDSEYASDEEQKTKDGQDAAPNDEAQKELTKSKVKDQPSPSQDKEGKADTLLVSESAAGDTTATVSDAPTKEKINKDLEKESSETTKAPSASPGPREKAQVKEEAKQPVPVEDSDSERELVIDLGEEQGGKDRRRSRKDNTTVKESSAGKPEGKALTLSTLQSQNSTAPSTPSSVSTQSPMAIPVTMVSFTTPSPATISLTTVPSATATPPSSSSSASTTPALKKQRPLLPRETVPVVQRAVVWNPTAKFQTSSQKWHMQKVQRQQQNQQPVATTQTQASSPRQGQAQALTQTQATGNGSTVVSSSSAQQSSQSTRYQTRQAVKAVQQKDTPLSTSTSAVTLVSSSPASVAMMAASSLGTTSSPVAADLYIPTASADVAADIAKYTNKIMDAIKGTMTEIYNDLSKSTSGNTIAEIRRLRIEIEKLQWLHQQELSEMKHNLELTMAEMRQSLEQERERLVTEVKKQMELEKQQAVDETKKKQWCANCRKEAIFYCCWNTSYCDYPCQQAHWPEHMKSCTQSATAPQQEPEAESTADLPNKALGQTSSGPNSLRDTPASAPSDKDCDMEKSTEVAVTLS, from the exons TGTGGCAGAGGAAGAGGGTAAAACTGAGATTATAGCAGAAGGAATGGAGATCTCAACACGGTCCAAAG TTTCAGACACAGGGTCAACAGAGCGGATGACCCAAAAACGAAAGATGCCGAGTCCCTCTCACTCATCCAATGGTCACTCCTCTGCCGAAACCTCCCCCTGCCcaatgaaaaagaagaagaaaccagGTGCTGTTAGTGGCAGCAAAGACCAG GACGGCAGGAATGACTTCTACTGCTGGCTGTGCCACCGCGAGGGCCAGGTGCTCTGCTGTGAGCTCTGCCCCAGGGTGTACCACGCCAAGTGCCTCAAACTACCAGCCGAGCCCGAGGGCGACTGGTTCTGTCCGGAGTGTGAG AAAATAACAGTTGCTGAGTGTATAGAGACTCAGAGCAAAGCCATGATGATGCTAACTATAGACCAGCTGTCTTACCTACTGAAGTTTGCTCTTCAGAAGATGAAACAGCCAGGT GATCATCCCCGCTTGTCATCTCGCACCCCCCATGCAGCTTCCACGCAGAGAAAGACTTTTAATTGG ACGGAACCCTTCCAGAAACCTGTTTCTCTTGAACAGCATCCAGATTATGCAGAGTACATTTTTCACCCTATGGATCTTTGCACACTTGAGAAG aatattaaaaagaaaatgtatggCTGCACAGAGGCCTTCTTGGCAGATGCAAAATGGATTTTGCACAACTGTATTATATACAATGGAG GCAATCACAAACTCACGGCGACTGCTAAAGTGATTGTAAAAATCTGTGAACATGAG atGAACGAGATTGAAGTTTGTCCTGAGTGCTATCTGTCTGCTTGCCAAAAGAGAGACAACTGGTTTTGTGAGCCTTGT AGTAACCCACACCCTCTAGTGTGGGCCAAACTGAAAGGATTTCCATTCTGGCCTGCTAAAGCTCTGCGGGACAAAGATGGACAGGTGGATGCTCGCTTTTTTGGTCAGCATGACAG GGCTTGGGTTCCTTTAAACAATTGCTACCTCATGTCCAAAGAGATTCCATTCTCCGTGAAGAAGACCAAAAGCATCTTCAACAGTGCCATGCAAGAGATGGAGGTCTACGTGGAAAACATGAGGAAGAAGTTTGGAGTCTTTAACTATGCCCCCTTCAGGACACCCTATACTCCTGACAACAACTTCCAGATGCTGCTGGATCCCTCCAACCCCTCGTCCACCCCGATCAAACCTGAGAAACAGGAGAAGATCAAGCTGAGCTTTGATATGACGGCATCACCGAAGATCCCTTTGGCCAGGACCATGCTGACTGGGGCTGGGGTGGGAGGAGGCACAGCAGGCCGGCGACTCCCCCTAAGTGAAATGCCTCGCTCCCCCATGAGCACCAACTCCTCTGCCCATACAGGTTCGGACGGGGAACAGGAGACAGCGGACAAGTCCCAGGCAAAAGCACCAAACAGCCAGTACAGTACGGGAGAAGAGTCCATGGACTGCACAG CATCACCTGCCCATCCTCGACCTGGTCCTGCAGGGAGTTCCTTGGACAGCCCTAAACCATTCCACTCTCAAGCTCCTGGCAACCCCAAGCAGGAAAAGCCACAACCTACAGGAAGCATTCTGAACCTCAATCTAG ATCGGAGTAAAGCAGAAATGGACCTGAAGGAGCTTAGCGAAACAGTTCAGCAGAAACAAGGAGCCACACCAGTCCTCACCTCTCCAAAAAGACAGATCAAGAGCCGTTTCCAGCTGAACTTGGACAAAACCATTGAGAGTTGTAAGGCACAGCTCG GTATAGATGAGATCTCTGTTGATGTGTATAAAGGTGTAGAACACAGTGACTCAGAAGACTCTGATAAATCTGACTCCAGTGACAGCGAGTATGCCAGTGATGAGGAGCAAAAGACCAAGGATGGTCAGGACGCAGCACCCAATGATGAGGCCCAGAAGGAGCTTACCAAAAGTAAAGTCAAAGACCAACCTTCCCCGAGCCAAGATAAAGAGGGTAAAGCGGATACGCTCTTGGTTTCCGAGTCTGCAGCAGGCGACACCACTGCAACAGTGTCAGATGCTCCaactaaagagaaaataaacaaagattTAGAAAAAGAGAGCTCAGAGACAACCAAAGCACCTTCAGCATCACCTGGTCCCAGAGAGAAGGCTCAGGTGAAAGAAGAAGCAAAGCAGCCTGTGCCAGTGGAGGACTCTGACTCAGAGAGAGAGCTGGTTATTGACCTCGGAGAGGAACAGGGAGGcaaggacaggaggaggagcaggaaagACAACACCACTGTTAAAGAGTCATCTGCTGGTAAACCTGAAG GCAAAGCCCTGACCCTCTCGACGCTCCAATCTCAAAACAGTACCGCTCCTTCCACACCCTCCAGTGTTTCCACGCAGTCCCCCATGGCCATTCCTGTCACCATGGTGTCCTTCACTACTCCCTCTCCCGCAACCATAAGCCTTACAACCGTGCCCAGTGCCACTGCAACacccccctcttcctcctcctcagcttCCACCACACCAGCTTTGAAGAAACAGCGCCCTCTGCTGCCCAGAGAGACAGTGCCAGTGGTGCAGAGAGCAGTGGTGTGGAATCCCACTGCCAAATTTCAGACCTCGTCTCAGAAGTGGCACATGCAGAAGGTGCAGCGTCAGCAACAGAACCAGCAGCCTGTGGCAACCACGCAGACGCAGGCGTCGTCTCCCAGGCAAGGCCAGGCTCAAGCGCTGACCCAGACACAGGCCACTGGGAATGGCTCAACGGTGGTATCCTCATCTTCAGCACAGCAGTCTTCACAAAGCACACGCTATCAGACCAGACAGGCTGTTAAAG CTGTCCAACAAAAAGACACTCCACTCAGCACATCCACGTCAGCTGTGACCCTGGTATCTAGTAGTCCAGCTTCTGTTGCCATGATGGCAGCATCAAGTTTAGGCACTACATCTTCTCCAGTGGCAGCAGACCTGTATATTCCCACTGCCTCAGCGGATGTGGCTGCAGACATTGCCAAGTACACAAATAAA ATAATGGATGCAATCAAAGGTACAATGACTGAAATCTACAATGATCTTTCTAAGAGTACTTCAGGGAATACAATAGCAGAG ATAAGACGACTGAGAATTGAAATAGAAAAATTACAGTGGCTGCATCAACAAGAGTTGTCAGAGATGAAGCATAATCTTG AGCTGACAATGGCAGAGATGAGGCAAAGTCTGgaacaggagagagaaaggttGGTGACTGAGGTGAAGAAACAGATGGAGCTGGAGAAGCAGCAAGCAGTTGAtgaaacaaagaagaaacagtGGTGTGCTAACTGCCGGAAAGAGGCCATCTTCTACTGCTGCTGGAACACCAGTTACTGTGATTATCCCTGTCAGCAAGCCCACTGGCCAGAACACATGAAGTCCTGCACTCAGTCAG cCACAGCTCCACAGCAAGAACCTGAGGCTGAGTCGACAGCGGACCTCCCAAACAAAGCTTTAGGGCAGACTAGCAGTGGCCCAAATTCTCTCAGAGACACGCCGGCCTCTGCACCATCAGATAAAGACTGTGACATGGAGAAGAGCACTGAGGTTGCTGTCACTTTGTCCTAA
- the zmynd8 gene encoding protein kinase C-binding protein 1 isoform X8 encodes MHPQSVAEEEGKTEIIAEGMEISTRSKVSDTGSTERMTQKRKMPSPSHSSNGHSSAETSPCPMKKKKKPGAVSGSKDQDGRNDFYCWLCHREGQVLCCELCPRVYHAKCLKLPAEPEGDWFCPECEKITVAECIETQSKAMMMLTIDQLSYLLKFALQKMKQPGTEPFQKPVSLEQHPDYAEYIFHPMDLCTLEKNIKKKMYGCTEAFLADAKWILHNCIIYNGGNHKLTATAKVIVKICEHEMNEIEVCPECYLSACQKRDNWFCEPCSNPHPLVWAKLKGFPFWPAKALRDKDGQVDARFFGQHDRAWVPLNNCYLMSKEIPFSVKKTKSIFNSAMQEMEVYVENMRKKFGVFNYAPFRTPYTPDNNFQMLLDPSNPSSTPIKPEKQEKIKLSFDMTASPKIPLARTMLTGAGVGGGTAGRRLPLSEMPRSPMSTNSSAHTGSDGEQETADKSQAKAPNSQYSTGEESMDCTASPAHPRPGPAGSSLDSPKPFHSQAPGNPKQEKPQPTGSILNLNLDRSKAEMDLKELSETVQQKQGATPVLTSPKRQIKSRFQLNLDKTIESCKAQLGIDEISVDVYKGVEHSDSEDSDKSDSSDSEYASDEEQKTKDGQDAAPNDEAQKELTKSKVKDQPSPSQDKEGKADTLLVSESAAGDTTATVSDAPTKEKINKDLEKESSETTKAPSASPGPREKAQVKEEAKQPVPVEDSDSERELVIDLGEEQGGKDRRRSRKDNTTVKESSAGKPEGKALTLSTLQSQNSTAPSTPSSVSTQSPMAIPVTMVSFTTPSPATISLTTVPSATATPPSSSSSASTTPALKKQRPLLPRETVPVVQRAVVWNPTAKFQTSSQKWHMQKVQRQQQNQQPVATTQTQASSPRQGQAQALTQTQATGNGSTVVSSSSAQQSSQSTRYQTRQAVKAVQQKDTPLSTSTSAVTLVSSSPASVAMMAASSLGTTSSPVAADLYIPTASADVAADIAKYTNKIMDAIKGTMTEIYNDLSKSTSGNTIAEIRRLRIEIEKLQWLHQQELSEMKHNLELTMAEMRQSLEQERERLVTEVKKQMELEKQQAVDETKKKQWCANCRKEAIFYCCWNTSYCDYPCQQAHWPEHMKSCTQSATAPQQEPEAESTADLPNKALGQTSSGPNSLRDTPASAPSDKDCDMEKSTEVAVTLS; translated from the exons TGTGGCAGAGGAAGAGGGTAAAACTGAGATTATAGCAGAAGGAATGGAGATCTCAACACGGTCCAAAG TTTCAGACACAGGGTCAACAGAGCGGATGACCCAAAAACGAAAGATGCCGAGTCCCTCTCACTCATCCAATGGTCACTCCTCTGCCGAAACCTCCCCCTGCCcaatgaaaaagaagaagaaaccagGTGCTGTTAGTGGCAGCAAAGACCAG GACGGCAGGAATGACTTCTACTGCTGGCTGTGCCACCGCGAGGGCCAGGTGCTCTGCTGTGAGCTCTGCCCCAGGGTGTACCACGCCAAGTGCCTCAAACTACCAGCCGAGCCCGAGGGCGACTGGTTCTGTCCGGAGTGTGAG AAAATAACAGTTGCTGAGTGTATAGAGACTCAGAGCAAAGCCATGATGATGCTAACTATAGACCAGCTGTCTTACCTACTGAAGTTTGCTCTTCAGAAGATGAAACAGCCAGGT ACGGAACCCTTCCAGAAACCTGTTTCTCTTGAACAGCATCCAGATTATGCAGAGTACATTTTTCACCCTATGGATCTTTGCACACTTGAGAAG aatattaaaaagaaaatgtatggCTGCACAGAGGCCTTCTTGGCAGATGCAAAATGGATTTTGCACAACTGTATTATATACAATGGAG GCAATCACAAACTCACGGCGACTGCTAAAGTGATTGTAAAAATCTGTGAACATGAG atGAACGAGATTGAAGTTTGTCCTGAGTGCTATCTGTCTGCTTGCCAAAAGAGAGACAACTGGTTTTGTGAGCCTTGT AGTAACCCACACCCTCTAGTGTGGGCCAAACTGAAAGGATTTCCATTCTGGCCTGCTAAAGCTCTGCGGGACAAAGATGGACAGGTGGATGCTCGCTTTTTTGGTCAGCATGACAG GGCTTGGGTTCCTTTAAACAATTGCTACCTCATGTCCAAAGAGATTCCATTCTCCGTGAAGAAGACCAAAAGCATCTTCAACAGTGCCATGCAAGAGATGGAGGTCTACGTGGAAAACATGAGGAAGAAGTTTGGAGTCTTTAACTATGCCCCCTTCAGGACACCCTATACTCCTGACAACAACTTCCAGATGCTGCTGGATCCCTCCAACCCCTCGTCCACCCCGATCAAACCTGAGAAACAGGAGAAGATCAAGCTGAGCTTTGATATGACGGCATCACCGAAGATCCCTTTGGCCAGGACCATGCTGACTGGGGCTGGGGTGGGAGGAGGCACAGCAGGCCGGCGACTCCCCCTAAGTGAAATGCCTCGCTCCCCCATGAGCACCAACTCCTCTGCCCATACAGGTTCGGACGGGGAACAGGAGACAGCGGACAAGTCCCAGGCAAAAGCACCAAACAGCCAGTACAGTACGGGAGAAGAGTCCATGGACTGCACAG CATCACCTGCCCATCCTCGACCTGGTCCTGCAGGGAGTTCCTTGGACAGCCCTAAACCATTCCACTCTCAAGCTCCTGGCAACCCCAAGCAGGAAAAGCCACAACCTACAGGAAGCATTCTGAACCTCAATCTAG ATCGGAGTAAAGCAGAAATGGACCTGAAGGAGCTTAGCGAAACAGTTCAGCAGAAACAAGGAGCCACACCAGTCCTCACCTCTCCAAAAAGACAGATCAAGAGCCGTTTCCAGCTGAACTTGGACAAAACCATTGAGAGTTGTAAGGCACAGCTCG GTATAGATGAGATCTCTGTTGATGTGTATAAAGGTGTAGAACACAGTGACTCAGAAGACTCTGATAAATCTGACTCCAGTGACAGCGAGTATGCCAGTGATGAGGAGCAAAAGACCAAGGATGGTCAGGACGCAGCACCCAATGATGAGGCCCAGAAGGAGCTTACCAAAAGTAAAGTCAAAGACCAACCTTCCCCGAGCCAAGATAAAGAGGGTAAAGCGGATACGCTCTTGGTTTCCGAGTCTGCAGCAGGCGACACCACTGCAACAGTGTCAGATGCTCCaactaaagagaaaataaacaaagattTAGAAAAAGAGAGCTCAGAGACAACCAAAGCACCTTCAGCATCACCTGGTCCCAGAGAGAAGGCTCAGGTGAAAGAAGAAGCAAAGCAGCCTGTGCCAGTGGAGGACTCTGACTCAGAGAGAGAGCTGGTTATTGACCTCGGAGAGGAACAGGGAGGcaaggacaggaggaggagcaggaaagACAACACCACTGTTAAAGAGTCATCTGCTGGTAAACCTGAAG GCAAAGCCCTGACCCTCTCGACGCTCCAATCTCAAAACAGTACCGCTCCTTCCACACCCTCCAGTGTTTCCACGCAGTCCCCCATGGCCATTCCTGTCACCATGGTGTCCTTCACTACTCCCTCTCCCGCAACCATAAGCCTTACAACCGTGCCCAGTGCCACTGCAACacccccctcttcctcctcctcagcttCCACCACACCAGCTTTGAAGAAACAGCGCCCTCTGCTGCCCAGAGAGACAGTGCCAGTGGTGCAGAGAGCAGTGGTGTGGAATCCCACTGCCAAATTTCAGACCTCGTCTCAGAAGTGGCACATGCAGAAGGTGCAGCGTCAGCAACAGAACCAGCAGCCTGTGGCAACCACGCAGACGCAGGCGTCGTCTCCCAGGCAAGGCCAGGCTCAAGCGCTGACCCAGACACAGGCCACTGGGAATGGCTCAACGGTGGTATCCTCATCTTCAGCACAGCAGTCTTCACAAAGCACACGCTATCAGACCAGACAGGCTGTTAAAG CTGTCCAACAAAAAGACACTCCACTCAGCACATCCACGTCAGCTGTGACCCTGGTATCTAGTAGTCCAGCTTCTGTTGCCATGATGGCAGCATCAAGTTTAGGCACTACATCTTCTCCAGTGGCAGCAGACCTGTATATTCCCACTGCCTCAGCGGATGTGGCTGCAGACATTGCCAAGTACACAAATAAA ATAATGGATGCAATCAAAGGTACAATGACTGAAATCTACAATGATCTTTCTAAGAGTACTTCAGGGAATACAATAGCAGAG ATAAGACGACTGAGAATTGAAATAGAAAAATTACAGTGGCTGCATCAACAAGAGTTGTCAGAGATGAAGCATAATCTTG AGCTGACAATGGCAGAGATGAGGCAAAGTCTGgaacaggagagagaaaggttGGTGACTGAGGTGAAGAAACAGATGGAGCTGGAGAAGCAGCAAGCAGTTGAtgaaacaaagaagaaacagtGGTGTGCTAACTGCCGGAAAGAGGCCATCTTCTACTGCTGCTGGAACACCAGTTACTGTGATTATCCCTGTCAGCAAGCCCACTGGCCAGAACACATGAAGTCCTGCACTCAGTCAG cCACAGCTCCACAGCAAGAACCTGAGGCTGAGTCGACAGCGGACCTCCCAAACAAAGCTTTAGGGCAGACTAGCAGTGGCCCAAATTCTCTCAGAGACACGCCGGCCTCTGCACCATCAGATAAAGACTGTGACATGGAGAAGAGCACTGAGGTTGCTGTCACTTTGTCCTAA
- the zmynd8 gene encoding protein kinase C-binding protein 1 isoform X5, translating into MEISTRSKVSDTGSTERMTQKRKMPSPSHSSNGHSSAETSPCPMKKKKKPGAVSGSKDQSELRHGPFYYVKQPALTTDPVDVVPQDGRNDFYCWLCHREGQVLCCELCPRVYHAKCLKLPAEPEGDWFCPECEKITVAECIETQSKAMMMLTIDQLSYLLKFALQKMKQPGDHPRLSSRTPHAASTQRKTFNWTEPFQKPVSLEQHPDYAEYIFHPMDLCTLEKNIKKKMYGCTEAFLADAKWILHNCIIYNGGNHKLTATAKVIVKICEHEMNEIEVCPECYLSACQKRDNWFCEPCSNPHPLVWAKLKGFPFWPAKALRDKDGQVDARFFGQHDRAWVPLNNCYLMSKEIPFSVKKTKSIFNSAMQEMEVYVENMRKKFGVFNYAPFRTPYTPDNNFQMLLDPSNPSSTPIKPEKQEKIKLSFDMTASPKIPLARTMLTGAGVGGGTAGRRLPLSEMPRSPMSTNSSAHTGSDGEQETADKSQAKAPNSQYSTGEESMDCTASPAHPRPGPAGSSLDSPKPFHSQAPGNPKQEKPQPTGSILNLNLDRSKAEMDLKELSETVQQKQGATPVLTSPKRQIKSRFQLNLDKTIESCKAQLGIDEISVDVYKGVEHSDSEDSDKSDSSDSEYASDEEQKTKDGQDAAPNDEAQKELTKSKVKDQPSPSQDKEGKADTLLVSESAAGDTTATVSDAPTKEKINKDLEKESSETTKAPSASPGPREKAQVKEEAKQPVPVEDSDSERELVIDLGEEQGGKDRRRSRKDNTTVKESSAGKPEGKALTLSTLQSQNSTAPSTPSSVSTQSPMAIPVTMVSFTTPSPATISLTTVPSATATPPSSSSSASTTPALKKQRPLLPRETVPVVQRAVVWNPTAKFQTSSQKWHMQKVQRQQQNQQPVATTQTQASSPRQGQAQALTQTQATGNGSTVVSSSSAQQSSQSTRYQTRQAVKAVQQKDTPLSTSTSAVTLVSSSPASVAMMAASSLGTTSSPVAADLYIPTASADVAADIAKYTNKIMDAIKGTMTEIYNDLSKSTSGNTIAEIRRLRIEIEKLQWLHQQELSEMKHNLELTMAEMRQSLEQERERLVTEVKKQMELEKQQAVDETKKKQWCANCRKEAIFYCCWNTSYCDYPCQQAHWPEHMKSCTQSATAPQQEPEAESTADLPNKALGQTSSGPNSLRDTPASAPSDKDCDMEKSTEVAVTLS; encoded by the exons ATGGAGATCTCAACACGGTCCAAAG TTTCAGACACAGGGTCAACAGAGCGGATGACCCAAAAACGAAAGATGCCGAGTCCCTCTCACTCATCCAATGGTCACTCCTCTGCCGAAACCTCCCCCTGCCcaatgaaaaagaagaagaaaccagGTGCTGTTAGTGGCAGCAAAGACCAG TCAGAACTAAGACATGGTCCCTTTTACTATGTGAAGCAGCCAGCACTCACCACAGACCCTGTTGATGTTGTACCGCAGGACGGCAGGAATGACTTCTACTGCTGGCTGTGCCACCGCGAGGGCCAGGTGCTCTGCTGTGAGCTCTGCCCCAGGGTGTACCACGCCAAGTGCCTCAAACTACCAGCCGAGCCCGAGGGCGACTGGTTCTGTCCGGAGTGTGAG AAAATAACAGTTGCTGAGTGTATAGAGACTCAGAGCAAAGCCATGATGATGCTAACTATAGACCAGCTGTCTTACCTACTGAAGTTTGCTCTTCAGAAGATGAAACAGCCAGGT GATCATCCCCGCTTGTCATCTCGCACCCCCCATGCAGCTTCCACGCAGAGAAAGACTTTTAATTGG ACGGAACCCTTCCAGAAACCTGTTTCTCTTGAACAGCATCCAGATTATGCAGAGTACATTTTTCACCCTATGGATCTTTGCACACTTGAGAAG aatattaaaaagaaaatgtatggCTGCACAGAGGCCTTCTTGGCAGATGCAAAATGGATTTTGCACAACTGTATTATATACAATGGAG GCAATCACAAACTCACGGCGACTGCTAAAGTGATTGTAAAAATCTGTGAACATGAG atGAACGAGATTGAAGTTTGTCCTGAGTGCTATCTGTCTGCTTGCCAAAAGAGAGACAACTGGTTTTGTGAGCCTTGT AGTAACCCACACCCTCTAGTGTGGGCCAAACTGAAAGGATTTCCATTCTGGCCTGCTAAAGCTCTGCGGGACAAAGATGGACAGGTGGATGCTCGCTTTTTTGGTCAGCATGACAG GGCTTGGGTTCCTTTAAACAATTGCTACCTCATGTCCAAAGAGATTCCATTCTCCGTGAAGAAGACCAAAAGCATCTTCAACAGTGCCATGCAAGAGATGGAGGTCTACGTGGAAAACATGAGGAAGAAGTTTGGAGTCTTTAACTATGCCCCCTTCAGGACACCCTATACTCCTGACAACAACTTCCAGATGCTGCTGGATCCCTCCAACCCCTCGTCCACCCCGATCAAACCTGAGAAACAGGAGAAGATCAAGCTGAGCTTTGATATGACGGCATCACCGAAGATCCCTTTGGCCAGGACCATGCTGACTGGGGCTGGGGTGGGAGGAGGCACAGCAGGCCGGCGACTCCCCCTAAGTGAAATGCCTCGCTCCCCCATGAGCACCAACTCCTCTGCCCATACAGGTTCGGACGGGGAACAGGAGACAGCGGACAAGTCCCAGGCAAAAGCACCAAACAGCCAGTACAGTACGGGAGAAGAGTCCATGGACTGCACAG CATCACCTGCCCATCCTCGACCTGGTCCTGCAGGGAGTTCCTTGGACAGCCCTAAACCATTCCACTCTCAAGCTCCTGGCAACCCCAAGCAGGAAAAGCCACAACCTACAGGAAGCATTCTGAACCTCAATCTAG ATCGGAGTAAAGCAGAAATGGACCTGAAGGAGCTTAGCGAAACAGTTCAGCAGAAACAAGGAGCCACACCAGTCCTCACCTCTCCAAAAAGACAGATCAAGAGCCGTTTCCAGCTGAACTTGGACAAAACCATTGAGAGTTGTAAGGCACAGCTCG GTATAGATGAGATCTCTGTTGATGTGTATAAAGGTGTAGAACACAGTGACTCAGAAGACTCTGATAAATCTGACTCCAGTGACAGCGAGTATGCCAGTGATGAGGAGCAAAAGACCAAGGATGGTCAGGACGCAGCACCCAATGATGAGGCCCAGAAGGAGCTTACCAAAAGTAAAGTCAAAGACCAACCTTCCCCGAGCCAAGATAAAGAGGGTAAAGCGGATACGCTCTTGGTTTCCGAGTCTGCAGCAGGCGACACCACTGCAACAGTGTCAGATGCTCCaactaaagagaaaataaacaaagattTAGAAAAAGAGAGCTCAGAGACAACCAAAGCACCTTCAGCATCACCTGGTCCCAGAGAGAAGGCTCAGGTGAAAGAAGAAGCAAAGCAGCCTGTGCCAGTGGAGGACTCTGACTCAGAGAGAGAGCTGGTTATTGACCTCGGAGAGGAACAGGGAGGcaaggacaggaggaggagcaggaaagACAACACCACTGTTAAAGAGTCATCTGCTGGTAAACCTGAAG GCAAAGCCCTGACCCTCTCGACGCTCCAATCTCAAAACAGTACCGCTCCTTCCACACCCTCCAGTGTTTCCACGCAGTCCCCCATGGCCATTCCTGTCACCATGGTGTCCTTCACTACTCCCTCTCCCGCAACCATAAGCCTTACAACCGTGCCCAGTGCCACTGCAACacccccctcttcctcctcctcagcttCCACCACACCAGCTTTGAAGAAACAGCGCCCTCTGCTGCCCAGAGAGACAGTGCCAGTGGTGCAGAGAGCAGTGGTGTGGAATCCCACTGCCAAATTTCAGACCTCGTCTCAGAAGTGGCACATGCAGAAGGTGCAGCGTCAGCAACAGAACCAGCAGCCTGTGGCAACCACGCAGACGCAGGCGTCGTCTCCCAGGCAAGGCCAGGCTCAAGCGCTGACCCAGACACAGGCCACTGGGAATGGCTCAACGGTGGTATCCTCATCTTCAGCACAGCAGTCTTCACAAAGCACACGCTATCAGACCAGACAGGCTGTTAAAG CTGTCCAACAAAAAGACACTCCACTCAGCACATCCACGTCAGCTGTGACCCTGGTATCTAGTAGTCCAGCTTCTGTTGCCATGATGGCAGCATCAAGTTTAGGCACTACATCTTCTCCAGTGGCAGCAGACCTGTATATTCCCACTGCCTCAGCGGATGTGGCTGCAGACATTGCCAAGTACACAAATAAA ATAATGGATGCAATCAAAGGTACAATGACTGAAATCTACAATGATCTTTCTAAGAGTACTTCAGGGAATACAATAGCAGAG ATAAGACGACTGAGAATTGAAATAGAAAAATTACAGTGGCTGCATCAACAAGAGTTGTCAGAGATGAAGCATAATCTTG AGCTGACAATGGCAGAGATGAGGCAAAGTCTGgaacaggagagagaaaggttGGTGACTGAGGTGAAGAAACAGATGGAGCTGGAGAAGCAGCAAGCAGTTGAtgaaacaaagaagaaacagtGGTGTGCTAACTGCCGGAAAGAGGCCATCTTCTACTGCTGCTGGAACACCAGTTACTGTGATTATCCCTGTCAGCAAGCCCACTGGCCAGAACACATGAAGTCCTGCACTCAGTCAG cCACAGCTCCACAGCAAGAACCTGAGGCTGAGTCGACAGCGGACCTCCCAAACAAAGCTTTAGGGCAGACTAGCAGTGGCCCAAATTCTCTCAGAGACACGCCGGCCTCTGCACCATCAGATAAAGACTGTGACATGGAGAAGAGCACTGAGGTTGCTGTCACTTTGTCCTAA